The Gillisia sp. Hel_I_86 genome has a segment encoding these proteins:
- a CDS encoding ferric reductase-like transmembrane domain-containing protein gives MTNVKHIAVISIYFIAMAIPLIMVYWSTPSTEEGFIAQLGMLMGLCGIMMVFFQFIISARIKWLDRLFAYNNLIDFHRRMGVWAFLFIVVHFLMLALSEKSVDMLLGYDEPWYINLGKIAFLILLVQVVVSIGHKKIKINYERWRAMHDVFAISILLLMFVHSFYAGDDLELLPLQVLWFILPPIAIAFFIWQRFFLFTFAPKYKVLNVVKKANNTYSVQFVPINGNAPYSHNPGQFHFIKFTDCKHLKREEHPFTISSSPSQKLHLASTVKASGDFTSQIHHLQEGDKVKIIGPFGKMSHLEKSHSGSIVFIAGGIGITPFASMLQYMADKDEQREVMLFYFNATESDIAFREELNHISENTSLKLKVVHILSKQDNWEGEKGRFDTELLEKYCTGTFSQNDYYVCGPPLMINAVIKDLRKLQIPLTKIHSEMFGLAESGSPITHHKKQAQLVSRLIVMALIVLVIVFAGLRSGWELEHV, from the coding sequence TTGACCAACGTAAAACATATCGCGGTAATAAGCATATATTTCATTGCTATGGCCATTCCATTGATAATGGTTTATTGGTCAACGCCATCTACTGAAGAAGGGTTTATTGCACAATTAGGGATGCTGATGGGATTGTGCGGTATAATGATGGTGTTTTTTCAATTTATCATTTCCGCGAGAATAAAATGGCTTGACCGCCTGTTCGCCTATAACAATTTGATTGATTTTCACAGAAGGATGGGGGTTTGGGCATTTCTGTTTATTGTGGTTCATTTTCTGATGCTTGCATTATCAGAAAAATCCGTAGATATGCTATTGGGATATGACGAACCTTGGTACATCAATTTGGGCAAAATTGCGTTTTTAATACTGTTGGTTCAGGTTGTGGTAAGTATCGGCCACAAGAAAATAAAAATAAACTATGAACGTTGGCGTGCTATGCACGATGTGTTTGCCATCAGCATTCTCCTACTGATGTTCGTGCACAGTTTTTATGCCGGGGACGATTTGGAGTTGCTGCCATTACAGGTATTATGGTTCATTCTCCCTCCCATTGCCATAGCATTTTTTATTTGGCAACGGTTTTTTTTGTTCACCTTCGCACCCAAATATAAAGTACTAAATGTCGTAAAAAAGGCCAACAACACGTACAGTGTTCAGTTTGTTCCTATAAATGGCAATGCACCCTATTCTCATAATCCAGGACAGTTCCACTTTATCAAATTTACAGATTGCAAGCATTTAAAGCGTGAAGAACATCCATTTACCATATCATCAAGCCCCAGCCAAAAGTTACATTTGGCATCTACGGTAAAAGCTTCAGGTGACTTTACAAGCCAGATACATCACCTTCAGGAAGGAGATAAAGTTAAAATTATAGGTCCATTTGGCAAGATGTCCCATTTAGAAAAATCACATTCGGGGTCCATAGTATTTATTGCGGGAGGTATTGGTATAACACCATTTGCCAGTATGTTGCAATATATGGCAGACAAAGATGAACAGCGGGAAGTAATGTTATTCTATTTTAATGCTACCGAATCGGATATTGCTTTTAGGGAAGAATTGAACCATATCTCTGAAAACACATCCCTTAAATTGAAAGTAGTACATATACTCAGCAAGCAAGATAATTGGGAAGGGGAAAAAGGACGGTTTGACACCGAATTATTGGAAAAATACTGTACAGGCACTTTCTCGCAAAATGATTATTATGTATGCGGCCCCCCGCTTATGATCAACGCTGTAATCAAGGATCTAAGAAAATTGCAAATTCCACTAACTAAAATACACAGTGAAATGTTTGGGCTTGCGGAATCTGGCTCACCCATTACCCATCATAAAAAACAAGCCCAATTGGTTTCTAGGCTTATTGTTATGGCTTTAATAGTGTTGGTTATTGTGTTTGCAGGCCTTCGGTCCGGCTGGGAATTAGAGCATGTTTAA
- a CDS encoding IS5 family transposase produces the protein MKSRYTRSTAQQWEIMKKFLPVKIKGHYKLRDIADAILWILRTGCQWRNLPECFPKWESVYYHFRKWGRDGTLSRLNAGLNMMERKRQGKGATPSMLSIDSQSVKAGPMTSESKGIDGNKKINGRKRHAITDTLGLVWGVVVGAANQADGAVAERVVEPLLGYLDRMEKILADHAYKKVFMEWVERTVIGLEVEISSCPPSSKGFVPVKWRWVTERTFGIFNFFRRLDKDYEKTPESQEYWVLWQNCQIILNRIE, from the coding sequence ATGAAATCGAGATACACCCGATCGACTGCCCAACAGTGGGAAATTATGAAAAAATTCCTTCCCGTTAAAATCAAGGGCCACTATAAGTTGCGCGACATTGCCGACGCCATCCTTTGGATATTGCGCACCGGCTGCCAATGGCGGAACCTACCGGAATGCTTTCCCAAATGGGAGAGCGTCTACTACCATTTCAGGAAGTGGGGCCGGGACGGCACCCTTTCAAGGCTGAACGCAGGGCTGAACATGATGGAGAGGAAGCGGCAGGGAAAGGGGGCAACGCCCAGTATGCTGTCGATCGACAGCCAGTCCGTCAAGGCGGGGCCGATGACCTCCGAGTCGAAGGGCATCGACGGGAACAAGAAGATAAACGGACGGAAACGGCACGCGATCACCGATACCCTCGGCCTGGTATGGGGCGTTGTGGTAGGCGCGGCGAACCAGGCCGACGGGGCGGTGGCCGAGAGGGTGGTGGAGCCCCTGTTGGGCTATCTGGACCGGATGGAAAAGATACTGGCCGACCATGCCTACAAGAAGGTGTTCATGGAGTGGGTCGAGAGGACGGTAATAGGGCTGGAAGTGGAGATCTCGTCATGCCCGCCATCCTCGAAAGGCTTTGTCCCGGTAAAGTGGAGATGGGTCACCGAAAGGACCTTCGGGATCTTCAATTTCTTCAGGCGACTGGACAAGGATTATGAAAAAACACCGGAAAGTCAGGAATATTGGGTATTGTGGCAGAATTGTCAGATTATCCTCAATAGAATCGAATGA
- a CDS encoding DUF4136 domain-containing protein, protein MMRTLKTMVACLLIAATAVSCSVSSSAIVTDYDREAQFGAYRTFYWSDDFQMENGKEEPLFVNTLIKKRLKLAIQDEMEKKGYVMDKANPDLLVDSRIVVKTRNINYNSGSYPYFPFYGHGYGHFGYYGYGYYGNYQSSEEHKEGGVVVELIDMSRRQLVWQGFAPDVLHADTNDKQKEIKEAVVKIFAKYQYGNTVKN, encoded by the coding sequence ATGATGAGAACATTAAAAACAATGGTAGCCTGCCTTTTAATAGCAGCTACCGCAGTCAGTTGTTCGGTCAGTTCTTCGGCCATTGTTACCGATTATGACCGTGAGGCACAGTTTGGGGCCTACAGGACCTTCTATTGGTCAGATGATTTTCAAATGGAAAACGGGAAAGAAGAACCGCTCTTTGTCAATACATTGATCAAAAAAAGACTAAAGTTGGCCATTCAGGACGAAATGGAAAAGAAAGGATATGTAATGGACAAAGCCAATCCTGATTTATTGGTAGATTCACGTATTGTGGTCAAAACCAGAAATATAAACTACAATTCCGGCAGCTATCCGTATTTTCCATTCTACGGTCACGGCTATGGCCATTTTGGCTATTACGGCTATGGCTATTACGGCAATTATCAATCTTCCGAGGAGCACAAGGAAGGTGGTGTGGTTGTAGAGCTCATAGATATGTCCCGCCGTCAACTGGTCTGGCAGGGATTTGCGCCAGATGTGCTCCACGCAGATACAAATGATAAACAAAAAGAAATCAAAGAGGCCGTGGTAAAAATATTTGCAAAATATCAATATGGAAATACCGTAAAAAATTAA
- a CDS encoding potassium channel family protein → MAAYFNFRFGINQDHIYCPAYVHSIITKIIDESHRLAHVLTIFTVLIVLSFSADYQSLYILDPENFKTVTLLNDAFFVRFFEFIYFSLITFSSVGYGDIVPISILGKILVMMEIFLSFLVLIFGIANINRIHVDNKQLF, encoded by the coding sequence ATGGCTGCCTATTTTAATTTTAGGTTCGGCATTAATCAAGACCATATTTATTGTCCGGCTTACGTTCATTCAATTATAACTAAAATAATAGATGAAAGTCATCGACTTGCCCACGTTCTCACTATATTTACGGTGTTGATTGTGCTTTCATTCTCGGCAGATTATCAGAGCTTATATATTTTGGATCCTGAAAATTTCAAAACCGTTACATTGCTCAATGATGCATTTTTCGTGCGGTTTTTTGAATTTATATATTTCAGCTTGATAACCTTTTCCTCGGTTGGGTATGGCGATATTGTGCCGATCTCCATTTTGGGCAAAATTTTGGTGATGATGGAAATTTTCTTGAGCTTTTTGGTCCTTATATTTGGCATTGCCAACATTAATAGAATTCACGTTGATAATAAACAACTTTTTTAA
- a CDS encoding DUF4440 domain-containing protein → MKIFKTIALLTVFTATFGFTHAQETKAPTDTEAVIAVMKAYKDAIQNLTTEGTFNLFAEDSEVVESGGVEGSYAHYIEHHLVPELGEFKSFNFSDYEIDAKVDLPYAFTTETYIYTIMLNPNEKGESRTIRKKGVATSILKKMDGEWKIIKTHTSSRNVK, encoded by the coding sequence ATGAAAATTTTTAAAACAATTGCACTCCTAACAGTTTTCACTGCAACTTTCGGCTTTACCCATGCGCAGGAAACTAAAGCACCGACCGATACGGAAGCAGTTATTGCGGTCATGAAGGCATACAAAGATGCTATTCAAAATTTGACAACAGAAGGTACGTTCAATCTTTTTGCCGAAGATTCTGAAGTAGTTGAGTCTGGGGGCGTGGAAGGTTCATATGCACATTACATTGAACATCATCTTGTACCAGAATTAGGGGAATTTAAAAGTTTTAATTTTTCTGATTATGAAATTGATGCCAAGGTGGATTTGCCCTATGCTTTTACCACCGAAACCTATATCTATACCATTATGCTTAACCCTAATGAAAAAGGCGAAAGTAGAACGATTCGCAAAAAAGGCGTGGCAACTTCTATCTTAAAGAAAATGGATGGGGAATGGAAGATCATCAAAACACATACGTCTTCAAGAAATGTGAAATAA
- the nagB gene encoding glucosamine-6-phosphate deaminase, with amino-acid sequence MARLNLLEETRFEKIPVSVYANKHIASKMVAKRISEVILKQEAKGFNTVLGLATGLTPIGVYEELIRLHKEEGLSFRNVITFNLDEYYPMNPSSRQSYVYFMNEVLFDHIDIAKENINIPDGTLDKEKVIEFCAAYENKIESLGGFDLQILGIGRTGHIGFNEPGSAPNSGTRLVTLDDLTRQDASRDFGGKVNVPTKAITMGIGTIFKAREIILMAWNTKKAAIVKKAVEGEISGEVPASYLQLAENIEFVIDRDAASELTRFDTPWLVKDCNWNEFLIKKAIIWLSHIVNKPILKLTDEDYNNHGMAQLATEYGPTYNINIKIFNDLQHTITGWPGGKPNAADSQRPERAEPSIKTSLIFSPHPDDDVVSMGGTFIRLVEQGHNVHVAYQTSGNTSVWDTDVLRYVEFAIDFYESMGLNPVKFEKIYCEMSAFLNNKQPNETDPLEVQKVKAFIRKSEAIAAARYAGLPDDQIHFMDLPFYDLGKKMKNPVSNNDIDETIQLLQKLKPHQIFAAGDFADPHGTHLVCFQIIIKAMEKLRETEDWAKLAWLWMYRGAWQEFQTYEIEMAVPLSPQEVERKKNAIFQHQSQKDRPVFPGDDEREFWVRAQERNNKTAQNYHKLGLANYEAMEAFVRWKF; translated from the coding sequence ATGGCACGATTAAACCTTTTGGAAGAAACCCGATTTGAAAAAATACCCGTTTCTGTTTATGCGAATAAGCACATTGCATCCAAAATGGTTGCCAAGAGAATTTCTGAGGTTATTTTAAAACAAGAGGCAAAAGGTTTTAACACTGTTCTCGGACTTGCAACAGGTTTAACGCCAATAGGGGTTTACGAGGAACTTATAAGACTTCATAAAGAAGAGGGCCTAAGTTTCAGGAATGTCATAACTTTTAATTTGGATGAATATTACCCTATGAATCCTTCATCCAGACAGAGTTATGTATATTTTATGAATGAAGTTCTTTTTGACCATATTGATATAGCCAAAGAAAATATTAATATCCCAGATGGGACTTTAGATAAGGAGAAGGTTATAGAATTTTGTGCAGCGTATGAAAATAAAATTGAAAGCCTTGGAGGTTTTGACCTTCAAATTTTAGGAATTGGAAGAACAGGGCACATTGGTTTTAATGAACCTGGTTCAGCTCCAAATTCAGGTACAAGATTGGTAACATTAGATGATTTAACTCGGCAAGATGCATCTCGAGACTTTGGAGGAAAAGTAAATGTTCCCACAAAAGCAATAACGATGGGTATTGGCACAATCTTTAAGGCAAGAGAAATCATTTTAATGGCCTGGAACACTAAAAAGGCAGCTATTGTAAAGAAAGCTGTTGAAGGAGAAATTTCAGGGGAAGTCCCTGCTTCATATTTACAGCTTGCGGAAAACATTGAATTTGTTATTGATAGAGATGCGGCTTCTGAGCTAACACGCTTTGACACCCCTTGGCTGGTAAAAGACTGTAACTGGAACGAATTCCTTATTAAAAAAGCCATCATTTGGTTATCTCATATCGTTAATAAACCTATTTTAAAATTAACAGATGAAGATTACAATAATCACGGAATGGCTCAGTTGGCCACAGAATATGGTCCTACCTACAATATAAATATTAAGATTTTTAACGACCTTCAACACACCATTACTGGATGGCCGGGAGGAAAGCCAAATGCAGCAGATTCCCAACGACCCGAACGTGCCGAACCATCGATTAAAACTTCTTTGATTTTTTCTCCCCACCCCGATGACGATGTGGTTTCCATGGGAGGAACCTTTATTCGTCTGGTAGAGCAAGGACATAATGTACATGTAGCTTATCAAACATCTGGTAACACCAGTGTATGGGACACAGATGTTTTAAGGTATGTAGAATTCGCGATCGATTTTTATGAAAGTATGGGATTAAATCCTGTAAAATTCGAAAAAATTTATTGTGAAATGAGTGCTTTCCTTAATAACAAACAGCCCAATGAAACAGATCCATTGGAGGTGCAAAAAGTAAAAGCTTTTATAAGAAAATCAGAAGCAATTGCCGCTGCTCGATATGCAGGATTACCAGATGATCAAATTCATTTTATGGATCTTCCCTTTTATGATCTAGGCAAGAAAATGAAAAACCCTGTTTCCAACAATGATATTGATGAAACAATTCAGTTGCTCCAAAAATTGAAACCACATCAGATATTTGCAGCCGGAGATTTTGCTGATCCCCATGGAACGCATTTAGTTTGTTTTCAGATTATTATTAAAGCAATGGAGAAACTTCGAGAAACTGAGGACTGGGCAAAATTAGCTTGGTTATGGATGTACAGGGGTGCGTGGCAAGAATTTCAAACATATGAAATAGAAATGGCTGTTCCCCTCTCTCCTCAGGAAGTTGAACGTAAAAAAAATGCAATTTTTCAACATCAATCCCAAAAGGACCGTCCTGTTTTTCCGGGAGATGATGAGAGAGAATTTTGGGTAAGGGCTCAGGAAAGGAACAACAAAACTGCTCAAAATTATCACAAATTGGGATTGGCCAATTATGAAGCTATGGAAGCCTTTGTAAGGTGGAAATTTTAA
- a CDS encoding SusC/RagA family TonB-linked outer membrane protein gives MKNFYLMIKNKVVHKSKTAICSLSILLSVIPFSLAANDLKGVEKSIMTDFPISEQKQISGTVTDIDGMPLGGATVQVKGTNIGAITNFDGDFELTIPGNENILVVSFVGFETKEVTVDSETNIIIALQADAAALDEVVVVGYGTLSKRRVTGSVASISPEQIVDIPVVSVENAIIGQVAGVQVQQVSGEPGSSPNIKVRGSGSISAGSDPLFVVDGIPISKNLTSVNIQGDLARRGGSFQAPPVNPLATINPNDIISMEILKDASSTAIYGSRGGNGVVLITTKNGTPSKEGVFSFNTYYSSQEVANKIELMNAEELIAYTRDARNNPYVQDVPGASVDDPIGPGERGNGNYELPESFLNWDGTDTDWQDLIFRTGSIQSYNLSYASPIENNTSYYVSGGYFTQEGIIPDSQFERYSLMLNVDSQLTDKLNLDLRIAPSITENQREPASAPYFARPPGIVYSALVHSPTVRPYNEDGTINQTNNQSHLGAGTTTASNPLAIIPAVDDNLFQFQTRTSLGLSYEIIPDLTFKTFGGAYINIYNRDFYRGNTLLFRDATEGESYAQASSSTEINWLWENTVNWIKEYDDHFINAVAGYSMQKDNVTVKQVQADNFPDDLVTTLSGGQVFAGSSVKEQWSLLSALLRVNYSYKDKYLFTGTIRSDKSSRFGSNNQTGYFPSFSAGWRVNEEEFLSSVDALSELKLRFSWGQTGNFEIPNYGAIGLLSPLNYNFNGNEVNGLLQSTIPNPDLTWEKATQTNFGIELGLFNNRLFLLADYYETKNTDLLLFVSIPSVSGFETTLQNIGEVENKGFEVALRTRNLVGEFTWETNFNFSTNKNEVLSLNDNNEPIYSAGSAGIRHITRVGDPIGSYFGYVVDGIYQSEEDIANSPEDTEAPDPAPGDFKFLDVNGDGKITPDDRTVTGSYFPDFTWGITNTFTYKGMDFSFLVQGVEGNEILNLTSRHLKNGEANFNSYAIFNERWRSPSEPGNGSIPRADRESGSHGNNNRPSSFQVEDGSFIRLRNVTLGYSLNTKDTFLGGTIDKLRVYLTGTNLVTFTDYLGYNPEVSNNTTSSLTPGEDYGTYPLTTSLTLGLNINF, from the coding sequence ATGAAAAATTTTTATTTAATGATCAAGAATAAGGTGGTTCACAAATCCAAAACTGCCATTTGTAGTTTGTCAATTTTATTATCAGTCATTCCTTTTTCGTTAGCGGCCAATGATTTGAAGGGTGTCGAGAAAAGTATTATGACAGATTTTCCGATTTCTGAACAAAAACAAATTTCAGGAACTGTGACTGATATTGACGGTATGCCATTAGGTGGAGCCACCGTTCAGGTTAAAGGAACAAATATAGGGGCGATAACTAATTTTGATGGAGATTTTGAATTGACAATACCAGGCAATGAGAATATTTTAGTTGTTTCCTTTGTTGGGTTTGAGACTAAAGAAGTAACTGTGGATAGTGAAACTAATATCATTATAGCTTTACAGGCAGATGCAGCTGCATTGGATGAAGTAGTGGTGGTGGGTTATGGAACCCTTTCAAAAAGGAGGGTTACTGGCTCTGTAGCTTCCATAAGCCCAGAACAAATAGTGGATATTCCCGTGGTAAGTGTGGAAAATGCTATCATAGGACAGGTTGCTGGAGTACAAGTACAGCAAGTTTCCGGAGAACCTGGTTCAAGTCCTAATATAAAGGTGAGGGGTTCGGGGTCTATTTCCGCTGGTAGCGATCCTCTTTTTGTAGTAGATGGAATACCAATTTCTAAAAATCTTACCTCCGTAAATATTCAAGGGGACTTAGCAAGAAGAGGTGGCTCTTTTCAAGCTCCTCCAGTTAATCCGTTAGCTACAATTAATCCCAACGATATTATATCCATGGAAATTTTGAAAGATGCTTCGTCAACAGCTATTTATGGATCAAGAGGAGGGAATGGTGTTGTTTTGATAACTACAAAAAACGGAACACCATCTAAGGAGGGGGTTTTTTCTTTTAATACTTATTATAGTTCACAAGAAGTTGCGAATAAAATCGAGTTGATGAACGCTGAAGAATTGATAGCATATACTCGTGATGCAAGGAACAATCCTTATGTGCAAGATGTTCCAGGAGCTTCTGTAGATGATCCGATAGGCCCTGGAGAGCGAGGTAATGGAAACTATGAACTTCCCGAATCTTTTTTGAATTGGGATGGAACGGATACAGACTGGCAGGATCTTATATTCAGAACTGGTTCAATACAAAGCTATAATTTATCTTATGCTTCTCCAATAGAAAATAATACCAGTTATTATGTGTCTGGAGGTTATTTCACTCAGGAAGGAATTATCCCTGATTCTCAATTTGAGAGGTACAGTTTAATGCTAAACGTGGATTCTCAACTAACGGATAAATTAAATCTGGATTTAAGAATAGCTCCATCGATTACAGAAAATCAAAGGGAACCGGCTTCTGCCCCCTATTTTGCCAGACCTCCCGGAATTGTCTATTCAGCTTTAGTTCATTCCCCAACTGTTCGACCTTATAATGAAGATGGAACCATAAATCAAACCAATAACCAATCCCATCTTGGAGCCGGTACAACTACTGCGAGTAATCCTCTGGCAATTATTCCTGCAGTGGATGATAACCTGTTTCAATTTCAAACAAGAACTTCGCTAGGGCTTTCATACGAAATCATTCCAGACCTTACTTTTAAAACTTTCGGTGGTGCTTATATCAATATTTACAATAGGGATTTTTATCGCGGAAATACTCTGTTGTTCAGAGATGCAACAGAGGGAGAATCGTATGCACAGGCTTCTTCTTCCACAGAAATAAATTGGCTTTGGGAAAATACGGTTAATTGGATAAAAGAATATGATGATCATTTCATTAACGCAGTGGCAGGTTATTCAATGCAAAAAGATAATGTAACGGTTAAACAGGTTCAAGCAGATAATTTTCCAGATGATTTGGTAACTACATTAAGTGGAGGTCAAGTATTCGCGGGAAGTTCTGTTAAAGAACAATGGTCCTTGCTTTCTGCCCTTCTTAGAGTAAATTATAGCTATAAAGATAAATATCTCTTCACAGGAACTATTCGGTCAGATAAATCTTCTAGGTTTGGAAGTAACAATCAAACTGGATACTTTCCTTCGTTTTCAGCTGGTTGGAGAGTGAACGAGGAAGAATTTTTAAGTTCAGTCGATGCTTTGTCCGAATTAAAATTAAGGTTTAGCTGGGGTCAGACAGGTAACTTTGAAATTCCTAATTATGGGGCTATAGGTTTATTATCCCCATTAAACTACAATTTTAATGGAAATGAAGTTAACGGGCTACTACAATCTACTATTCCCAATCCAGATTTAACATGGGAGAAGGCCACCCAAACGAATTTCGGGATTGAATTAGGGCTCTTTAATAATAGATTGTTTCTATTGGCCGATTATTATGAGACAAAAAATACAGACTTACTATTATTCGTAAGTATTCCTTCTGTTTCTGGATTTGAAACAACTCTTCAAAATATTGGAGAAGTTGAGAATAAAGGTTTTGAAGTTGCTTTACGTACAAGGAACCTTGTAGGTGAATTTACATGGGAAACAAATTTCAACTTCTCTACAAACAAAAATGAAGTATTATCCTTAAATGATAATAATGAGCCTATTTATTCAGCTGGTAGTGCAGGAATTAGACATATCACCCGTGTAGGCGATCCTATCGGAAGCTATTTTGGTTATGTGGTGGACGGTATTTATCAAAGCGAAGAAGATATTGCCAATTCTCCTGAAGATACAGAGGCACCGGATCCTGCCCCGGGGGATTTTAAATTTCTTGATGTTAACGGTGATGGAAAAATTACACCAGATGACAGAACAGTTACTGGTAGTTATTTTCCTGATTTTACTTGGGGAATAACAAACACTTTTACGTATAAAGGCATGGATTTTAGTTTTCTAGTTCAAGGAGTGGAAGGAAATGAAATATTAAATTTGACCTCCCGGCATTTAAAAAATGGAGAAGCTAATTTTAATTCCTATGCAATTTTCAATGAGCGATGGAGATCTCCTTCAGAACCTGGAAATGGAAGTATTCCTCGTGCAGACAGAGAATCTGGAAGTCATGGAAATAATAACAGACCATCTTCTTTTCAAGTTGAAGATGGATCATTTATACGATTAAGAAATGTTACTTTAGGTTACTCTTTAAATACAAAAGATACTTTCCTTGGGGGAACTATCGATAAACTCCGGGTTTATTTAACAGGCACCAACCTTGTTACTTTTACAGATTACCTGGGCTATAATCCGGAAGTTAGTAATAATACAACAAGTAGTTTAACTCCAGGTGAAGATTATGGTACCTATCCATTGACAACATCATTAACCTTAGGTTTGAATATAAACTTCTAA
- a CDS encoding RagB/SusD family nutrient uptake outer membrane protein, with the protein MKKLITYLLVGFTAISCSDDFTDLAPISNRNEAQFYNTANDFIGAINASYAGLQDDGVYGRAYWTMFEMRSDNTDQGPDATGLAAQYAEINRFTEDPLNQQITAAWISSYKVIANCNIILERIQSVEMDESLKQRIIGEALFLRSLMYYHLAVAYGNIPLQLKPFIAGEELEQVDAITVYDQLISDLRVAEENLPVSYPVSDVGRATKGAAATLLSKVLLTLGQNAAAEEVLRRIINNYGYGLVENYKDIWGINNENNIESIFEVQFMGGGIGQGSAFTNEFSPSAFLQTGSGFGRNRPTQALIDSFDTEDERFEVSIGTSYINAQGEVISANYVRKYESDPSSENDSDINFIVFRYADVLLMLAEAIGESEESYQLINEVRERAGLSEIDSSTPGTFEEKLLEERQLELAFENHRWADLRRFDVEREVFEIAEPLVDPEDVRELFFIPQREMDINPNFVQNSN; encoded by the coding sequence ATGAAAAAATTAATAACATATTTATTGGTAGGTTTTACTGCTATTTCCTGCTCGGATGATTTTACAGACTTAGCACCAATATCAAACCGAAATGAAGCTCAGTTTTATAACACTGCAAATGATTTTATTGGTGCTATAAATGCAAGTTATGCGGGTCTTCAAGATGACGGCGTTTATGGAAGGGCATATTGGACAATGTTCGAAATGAGATCTGATAATACGGATCAAGGACCTGATGCTACAGGTTTGGCGGCACAGTATGCGGAAATAAACAGATTTACTGAAGATCCTTTAAATCAACAAATTACAGCTGCATGGATTAGCTCCTATAAAGTTATTGCAAACTGTAATATTATTTTAGAGAGGATTCAATCTGTAGAAATGGATGAATCTTTAAAACAAAGGATAATTGGTGAAGCTCTGTTCTTAAGATCGCTCATGTATTATCATTTGGCAGTAGCATATGGGAATATTCCATTACAATTGAAACCTTTTATTGCAGGAGAAGAATTAGAGCAAGTAGACGCTATTACTGTGTATGACCAGCTAATTTCTGATCTTAGAGTAGCAGAAGAGAACCTTCCGGTTTCATACCCGGTAAGTGATGTGGGTCGTGCCACAAAAGGTGCAGCCGCCACTCTGTTATCAAAAGTTTTATTGACCCTAGGACAAAATGCAGCTGCGGAAGAGGTTTTAAGACGAATTATTAATAATTATGGGTATGGATTGGTTGAAAATTATAAGGATATCTGGGGAATCAATAATGAAAACAATATAGAATCAATTTTTGAAGTCCAATTTATGGGGGGAGGAATTGGCCAAGGTAGTGCATTTACAAATGAATTTTCCCCTAGCGCATTCCTTCAAACTGGTTCTGGATTTGGAAGAAACCGACCGACTCAAGCATTGATTGACTCATTTGATACTGAAGATGAAAGATTTGAAGTCTCCATAGGAACTTCCTATATAAATGCACAAGGGGAGGTTATTTCGGCAAATTATGTTCGCAAGTATGAGAGTGATCCCTCTTCAGAAAATGATTCTGATATTAATTTTATTGTTTTTAGATACGCCGATGTTCTACTTATGCTTGCAGAGGCCATAGGGGAATCTGAAGAAAGTTATCAATTGATTAACGAGGTAAGAGAAAGAGCTGGACTATCGGAAATTGATTCCAGTACACCAGGTACATTTGAGGAAAAACTTCTAGAGGAAAGACAATTAGAATTGGCTTTTGAAAACCATAGATGGGCGGACCTTAGAAGATTTGATGTAGAAAGAGAAGTCTTTGAAATTGCCGAACCATTAGTAGATCCCGAAGATGTTAGAGAGTTGTTTTTTATTCCACAGAGAGAAATGGATATCAACCCCAATTTTGTTCAAAATAGTAATTAA